The genomic region TGCGCGGGCAGCGACATCAAGGCCAACTACGTGGAGAAGATTGGCGTGGAGGGGGCGCGCACCCCGTATACCGTGATGCTGGAACTAACCAAGCCAATCATTGCTGCGATCAATGGACATGCCAATGGTGGCGGCCTCGAACAAGCGCTCGCCTGCGACATACGGGTAGCTGCCGAACATTCCCAGTTTGGCCTCGGCGAAGTTCGCCTCGGCTGGCTCCCCGGCGGGGGCGGCACTCAGCGCCTGCCGCGACTTATTCCGCTTGGCCGCGCACTGGAGATGCTGTACACGGGCAAACGCATCAATGCGCAGGAAGCGCTCAAGCTCGGCCTGGTTGATTACGTGGTGCCGATGCCGGAGCTAATGAGCAAGTGCGAAGAAATCGCCGCAGAAATCTGCAAGAGCGCGCCGCTCGCGATCCAGAAAATCAAGGAGGTCGCGCTGCGCGGGCTCGATCTCCCGCTCGCCGGCGGTCTGCGCCTCGAGCGTGATGCGTACGAGTGGCTGACGAAGACTTATGACGCAAGCGAGGGCGCGAGAGCCTTCGCAGAAAAACGCGCCCCGGTCTGGCAAGGTAAATAATGCGGGGCCCCAAGTAACCGCTTGCACGCGGCCAGGTTGCCGTGAGGTTGACTACCAAACCGTCGAAGGAAGCAGACTCGGTTCGAGAAAGAAGCCAATCTAAGGAGACTGACGTGGCGTTTGATAAGCAGAGCCAGAAGAATGCCGGGGCGCGACGCCCCGGGCCCCAGACGCCGGCCGACTCCCGTCGTGCCCGCCCGCTACGCATCGCCCAACTGGCTTCGCTCTACGAACG from Candidatus Binataceae bacterium harbors:
- a CDS encoding enoyl-CoA hydratase-related protein — encoded protein: MKVIFEKHGPVARVTINRPERLNACDFETYTRLTEIWTEFRDDPTLRVAIFTGTGDRAFCAGSDIKANYVEKIGVEGARTPYTVMLELTKPIIAAINGHANGGGLEQALACDIRVAAEHSQFGLGEVRLGWLPGGGGTQRLPRLIPLGRALEMLYTGKRINAQEALKLGLVDYVVPMPELMSKCEEIAAEICKSAPLAIQKIKEVALRGLDLPLAGGLRLERDAYEWLTKTYDASEGARAFAEKRAPVWQGK